In Fimbriimonadales bacterium, a genomic segment contains:
- a CDS encoding DUF1854 domain-containing protein: MTESFSRILEETRYLDASRVRLWYPSQNARPRCEIKDEVCFLEVKAYRCFPLTHPDDFISLRDHTDKEIGILRNLSSMDVASRAVLEAELDRKYFTPLIEKIHSLVPDASMWIWDVETQRGRIKFYLRGVRDSIHEVAPRRWQIFSMDGQRYEIRDLEKLDAKSRALFESLF; the protein is encoded by the coding sequence TTGACTGAGTCATTTTCCAGAATTCTCGAGGAAACTCGTTACCTCGACGCGAGCCGTGTGCGCCTTTGGTACCCGTCTCAAAACGCTCGCCCTCGATGCGAGATAAAAGACGAAGTGTGTTTTCTCGAAGTAAAAGCATACCGCTGCTTCCCCTTGACGCACCCGGATGATTTTATTAGTCTGCGAGACCACACCGATAAAGAAATTGGCATATTGCGAAATTTGTCGAGCATGGATGTCGCCTCGAGAGCCGTGCTGGAAGCCGAGCTAGACCGAAAATACTTCACTCCACTCATCGAAAAAATCCATTCCTTAGTACCGGACGCTTCCATGTGGATCTGGGATGTCGAAACACAGAGAGGTCGGATAAAGTTTTATTTGCGAGGGGTTCGAGATTCCATCCATGAGGTAGCGCCGAGACGGTGGCAGATTTTCAGTATGGATGGACAGCGCTACGAAATCCGTGACCTCGAGAAACTCGATGCAAAAAGCCGTGCACTTTTTGAGTCGCTTTTCTAA
- a CDS encoding ComF family protein codes for MQKAVHFLSRFSNLAWELLSPSHCLICRKIPEKAFCDDCWNAQKKLPQGSCDRCGIGEMENCEFCRWMRELDYLRSAYDYDGVAGAAVRIFKYERQMALAPFLRETIRALTLEVPEFDIIVPVPIHWSRRTERGFNQAELLCEGISELVDMNLLERVRPTPHQARMKGKERVMKLRGSFRAKPCTGKRVVIVDDIVTSGGTLEACAEALREAGARWVGGITYARELP; via the coding sequence ATGCAAAAAGCCGTGCACTTTTTGAGTCGCTTTTCTAATCTTGCGTGGGAACTCCTTTCTCCTTCGCATTGCCTTATTTGCCGCAAAATTCCCGAAAAAGCATTTTGTGACGATTGTTGGAATGCGCAAAAGAAACTTCCACAAGGATCTTGCGATAGATGCGGCATCGGAGAAATGGAAAATTGCGAGTTTTGTCGATGGATGAGAGAACTCGACTATTTGCGTTCAGCATACGATTACGACGGTGTGGCAGGCGCTGCAGTTCGAATTTTCAAATATGAAAGACAAATGGCTTTAGCACCATTCCTTCGTGAGACAATACGAGCACTGACTTTGGAAGTCCCTGAATTCGATATTATCGTTCCTGTTCCCATCCACTGGTCTCGTAGAACAGAGCGAGGATTCAATCAGGCAGAACTTTTATGCGAAGGGATTTCAGAACTCGTAGACATGAATTTATTGGAACGTGTTCGCCCGACTCCACACCAGGCTCGCATGAAAGGAAAAGAAAGAGTGATGAAGTTGCGTGGTTCTTTTCGCGCAAAGCCATGTACAGGAAAGCGTGTGGTTATCGTGGATGACATCGTGACGAGTGGGGGAACTCTCGAAGCATGTGCTGAAGCATTGCGAGAAGCGGGTGCTCGCTGGGTGGGGGGGATCACCTACGCAAGAGAATTACCGTAA
- the raiA gene encoding ribosome-associated translation inhibitor RaiA produces the protein MELIIRSAEGTVPERDREYASKRLSKLERFFEKATKAELVHHEQRGRHRVEVTVYADEFTVRGEEQDVSLRACIDKVSEILEARLRNLKERLVDAHRRGTAKIPPALIESGIEVSEAGKDQIVERKRFERKPMSPEEAILEMELLGDPFFVFENVETGDITVLYKRKDGTYGILEPEP, from the coding sequence ATGGAACTCATCATTCGAAGCGCAGAAGGAACCGTCCCAGAAAGAGATAGAGAATATGCATCGAAGCGTCTTTCGAAACTCGAAAGGTTTTTCGAAAAGGCTACTAAAGCGGAGTTGGTGCATCATGAACAAAGGGGTCGTCATCGAGTCGAAGTGACGGTCTATGCAGACGAATTCACCGTGAGGGGGGAAGAGCAAGACGTTTCGCTCAGGGCTTGCATAGATAAAGTGTCCGAAATTTTAGAGGCGCGTCTGCGAAATTTGAAAGAAAGATTAGTGGATGCTCATCGTCGGGGAACGGCGAAAATCCCCCCCGCTCTTATAGAAAGTGGTATCGAAGTATCAGAAGCTGGGAAAGACCAGATTGTAGAAAGAAAAAGATTCGAGCGAAAGCCTATGTCTCCAGAAGAAGCGATTTTGGAGATGGAATTGTTAGGCGATCCTTTCTTTGTATTCGAGAATGTCGAAACCGGCGACATTACCGTCTTGTATAAGCGTAAAGATGGGACGTATGGAATTTTAGAGCCTGAACCATAA
- the ispF gene encoding 2-C-methyl-D-erythritol 2,4-cyclodiphosphate synthase, with protein MTFALLLAAGASERFFASLPESLKFPENSKKIPSKLFWEIVPGVPLWKISYESLRKHPLIEGVGIVCRQEDEHEFENVGAAFVVTGGDTRTRSCKKGLQSIPQEVEWILVHDAARPFVSSALIERVIHAAEKHGAAIPAIPVWDCLKKVADTSQIITEVRETIPREGIYLAQTPQVARKDWMESALNVERDYPDEAAALEAAGFPIQVVMGESTNLKVTTYSDFQVIQKLATEPETSVGIGYDVHSFSDDPSRGLVLGGVAFPGHAGLRGHSDADVILHALTDAILGACGLGDIGQHFPDSDPKWKDAKSSLFVEQAVEWARKEGWSVSHTDITLLAEEPRISDKRETIRERVASLLRIEKNRVNIKATTSEGIGAIGRREGIAALAVVTLNRKDISV; from the coding sequence ATGACTTTCGCTCTTTTATTGGCGGCAGGAGCTTCAGAAAGGTTCTTCGCTTCACTGCCAGAGTCTTTGAAGTTTCCCGAGAATTCGAAAAAAATCCCATCGAAACTATTTTGGGAAATCGTTCCAGGTGTTCCTTTGTGGAAAATCTCTTATGAATCTTTGCGAAAACACCCGCTTATCGAAGGTGTTGGGATAGTTTGCAGGCAAGAGGACGAGCATGAATTCGAGAATGTAGGAGCAGCATTCGTAGTTACGGGGGGGGATACGAGGACACGAAGTTGCAAAAAAGGATTGCAGTCTATTCCGCAAGAAGTCGAATGGATTCTCGTTCATGATGCAGCACGACCTTTTGTTTCTTCGGCTTTGATAGAAAGGGTTATTCATGCAGCCGAAAAACATGGGGCGGCTATCCCAGCCATTCCAGTTTGGGATTGTCTAAAGAAAGTCGCAGACACATCGCAAATCATTACAGAGGTACGAGAGACGATTCCGAGAGAGGGAATATATTTAGCGCAAACCCCCCAAGTCGCAAGAAAGGATTGGATGGAATCGGCTTTGAATGTAGAACGAGATTATCCCGACGAAGCGGCAGCACTCGAAGCAGCAGGCTTTCCTATACAAGTGGTGATGGGCGAAAGTACGAATCTAAAAGTAACCACTTATTCGGATTTTCAAGTCATTCAGAAGTTGGCAACGGAGCCGGAGACTTCTGTTGGAATCGGCTATGACGTTCACAGCTTTTCGGATGACCCTTCGAGGGGGCTCGTTCTCGGAGGAGTAGCGTTCCCCGGGCACGCGGGTCTGCGAGGGCATTCCGATGCAGATGTGATTCTCCATGCTTTGACCGATGCTATTCTCGGGGCGTGCGGGCTAGGAGACATCGGTCAACATTTTCCGGATAGCGACCCAAAGTGGAAAGATGCGAAGAGCAGTCTGTTTGTCGAACAGGCAGTAGAATGGGCGAGGAAAGAGGGATGGAGTGTCTCTCACACCGATATCACTCTGCTCGCGGAAGAACCTCGAATTTCCGATAAAAGGGAAACTATTCGAGAAAGGGTAGCGTCTCTTTTACGAATCGAAAAGAATCGGGTAAATATCAAAGCGACTACTAGCGAGGGTATTGGAGCTATAGGACGACGAGAAGGTATCGCCGCTCTTGCCGTCGTAACTTTAAATAGAAAGGATATATCGGTTTAA
- a CDS encoding PIN domain-containing protein, producing the protein MKLLFILLCMAVAGTLSFFQIPRGLTNLYPKIGMLLTGKPPTQQEIPNFNDPFAVAAAVVFGVIASGLFAVFLISYIERGLARWKEMQDAERITFLFAVLVGAAISIPFHMLFFTFGKWAITLSIFLMLGLIWLSFAVLRGVQEAFPWARGAPRRKSNLKIFDTSVIIDGRIYEVAKAGFLEGKIYVPEFVIKELHNIADSHEPNRRQRGRRGIDLLKNLQADFEIEIGTHDKLAGDPNDPVDTRLVRLAKALGASLVTNDFNLNKIAQVHGVPVLNVNDLALAMRPHYLPGDVITVQLEREGTQPNQGVGFMDDGTMVVVDEGLSYIGKRIPVKITQVHQSTAGRMIFGVPETEAIEETKTKRARA; encoded by the coding sequence TTGAAACTTCTTTTCATTTTGCTGTGCATGGCAGTTGCTGGCACACTATCTTTTTTCCAAATTCCAAGAGGTCTAACGAATCTTTATCCAAAGATCGGAATGCTTTTGACGGGAAAACCACCGACTCAGCAAGAAATTCCGAATTTTAATGATCCGTTTGCCGTTGCTGCTGCCGTCGTATTCGGCGTAATCGCATCAGGGCTCTTCGCCGTTTTTTTGATTTCCTATATAGAGAGAGGATTAGCGCGTTGGAAGGAGATGCAAGACGCGGAGCGCATTACTTTTCTTTTTGCGGTATTGGTGGGGGCAGCAATCAGTATCCCGTTTCACATGTTGTTCTTCACATTCGGGAAATGGGCTATCACTCTAAGCATATTTCTTATGCTCGGCCTCATATGGCTGAGTTTTGCTGTTTTGAGAGGAGTTCAAGAAGCGTTTCCTTGGGCGAGAGGCGCTCCTCGACGCAAGAGCAACCTCAAGATATTCGATACGAGCGTCATTATTGACGGAAGGATTTACGAAGTTGCAAAAGCAGGTTTTTTGGAAGGTAAAATTTACGTTCCGGAATTTGTCATCAAAGAATTGCATAATATTGCAGATAGTCATGAGCCGAACCGCCGTCAAAGGGGAAGAAGGGGAATAGATCTTTTGAAGAATCTTCAGGCGGATTTCGAAATCGAAATTGGGACACATGATAAATTGGCGGGCGACCCGAACGACCCTGTAGATACTCGCCTTGTTCGTCTCGCTAAAGCATTAGGTGCTTCGTTGGTAACAAACGATTTCAATTTGAACAAAATCGCGCAAGTTCATGGAGTACCTGTATTGAATGTAAACGATTTAGCATTAGCGATGCGGCCTCACTATTTGCCTGGTGATGTGATTACTGTGCAGCTGGAACGCGAAGGTACACAACCGAATCAAGGTGTCGGATTTATGGACGATGGGACGATGGTCGTTGTAGACGAAGGTTTGTCTTATATCGGGAAAAGAATCCCAGTGAAAATCACGCAAGTACATCAGAGCACAGCAGGGCGCATGATATTCGGTGTGCCTGAAACGGAAGCGATAGAAGAAACGAAAACAAAAAGAGCCCGCGCATGA
- a CDS encoding transglutaminase-like domain-containing protein: MTLKNSFFRFLAALLLAHLPMLALSDTEYIGVFLQDQRIGAIIATTRPTSDGRYSVVTTKFGARLLGQEAILEVVSESWSDSTGRLTKQNVRMESAGRKSQIKALYGKDKITVTRESEGERFTKTIEVPQDGSLVDDPVVTLLQKGKPEARTKAVIYVLDPTMLSLVRNEVEWKGEKEITFGGQERKALWLQIKDPRFTSDMFLDPKGELIYATSVFGMQLRPISREEALGTNQYIPSIDLATASSVRPDKPLIEPDKILKLTLRLEGADLPLLSSSSHQTVKRDSNGILLTIHPYYGSEKSAGTLATVKKEFTEYTRAEPQMPVNSPAIKKLAKQIIGKETNAFKAALLINKYVHKIMKPNASIAVMRNAEEILKTKEGVCRDYAVLAATLMRSIGIPARLATGLVYWNDGFYYHMWVEAYTGTGWHAFDPTQGKERISATYIKLASGNPDKAMEVYTLDGVKITVLEQVPAPKEVRR; the protein is encoded by the coding sequence ATGACCCTAAAAAACTCCTTCTTCCGATTTTTGGCGGCTCTTCTCCTTGCTCATCTGCCGATGCTCGCTTTGTCGGATACGGAGTATATCGGCGTTTTTCTGCAAGACCAAAGAATTGGAGCCATTATAGCCACCACGAGACCGACCTCTGACGGACGCTATTCCGTTGTGACGACAAAATTCGGAGCTAGGTTACTCGGTCAGGAGGCTATTTTAGAAGTCGTCTCCGAATCTTGGTCCGATTCGACTGGTCGGTTAACGAAGCAAAACGTACGAATGGAGAGCGCGGGAAGGAAGTCTCAGATCAAAGCGCTCTACGGGAAAGACAAGATAACGGTGACGAGAGAGTCCGAGGGGGAGAGGTTCACGAAGACCATCGAAGTTCCCCAGGATGGCTCTTTGGTGGATGACCCGGTGGTGACCCTCTTACAGAAGGGGAAACCGGAAGCGAGGACAAAGGCTGTCATTTACGTTCTCGACCCCACGATGCTTTCCCTCGTCCGGAACGAAGTGGAGTGGAAAGGGGAAAAAGAAATTACTTTTGGGGGGCAAGAGCGAAAGGCATTGTGGTTGCAAATCAAAGACCCGCGTTTCACGAGCGATATGTTTTTAGATCCTAAAGGTGAATTGATTTATGCCACGAGCGTCTTCGGTATGCAACTGCGTCCTATATCGCGGGAGGAAGCACTCGGAACGAATCAATATATCCCTTCTATTGATTTAGCGACTGCTTCGAGTGTACGCCCGGATAAACCGCTTATCGAGCCCGATAAGATTCTCAAATTGACCCTTCGCCTGGAAGGAGCGGATTTGCCTCTTTTATCGAGTAGTTCCCATCAAACTGTTAAACGCGATAGTAATGGAATTCTATTGACGATTCATCCTTACTATGGCAGTGAAAAATCTGCAGGAACGCTCGCAACCGTTAAAAAAGAGTTTACGGAATATACACGTGCAGAACCACAAATGCCCGTGAACAGCCCGGCAATAAAAAAATTAGCCAAACAAATCATCGGGAAAGAGACGAATGCATTCAAAGCAGCTCTACTCATCAATAAATACGTCCACAAAATCATGAAACCCAACGCGAGCATTGCGGTTATGCGGAATGCGGAAGAAATTCTTAAAACGAAAGAAGGCGTTTGCAGAGATTACGCGGTTCTGGCGGCAACTCTTATGCGTTCCATTGGAATTCCCGCGAGACTCGCGACGGGTTTGGTTTACTGGAACGATGGTTTTTACTATCATATGTGGGTAGAGGCTTACACGGGTACTGGATGGCACGCTTTCGACCCGACTCAAGGAAAAGAGCGAATTTCGGCTACGTATATAAAACTCGCTTCCGGAAACCCTGATAAAGCGATGGAAGTCTATACATTAGACGGGGTGAAAATTACGGTTCTCGAACAAGTTCCTGCACCAAAGGAGGTGAGACGATAA
- the topA gene encoding type I DNA topoisomerase, with amino-acid sequence MKEREKKSGKQLVIVESPAKAKTISHLLDNDYRVEASYGHVRDLPENAKQVPSRYKKIPWATLGVDIEHDFAPLYIIPPDKQKYVKRLKEAVQEANTILLATDEDREGESISWHILQVVSPPKDVTVKRIVFHEITRDAILEAMANPRGIDENLVKAQEARRILDRLYGYLISPILWRSVTRGLSAGRVQSVAVRLCVERERERMAFRSATYWDLLAELDSGKGTFKARLIRLGDRRIADGNSFDPKTGTLKDTNRIHLLEEKAKELAQAALNSSPWKVTLLEKKPASKSPAPPFTTSTLQQEANRKLKLSSQRTMQIAQQLYEGVDLDGERIGLITYMRTDSVTLSEKAIQQARNLIKNMYGNEFCPETPIRYQTKAKHAQEAHEAIRPTDLTRLPQDVKKYLTDEQFKIYELIWKRTIACQMVPAEFENTNVEVTVNVNGQPLVFYATGRRIVFPGFLRAYVEGSDEPEAELSDSESLLPELHLDQTLLPIQVVAESHKTKPPMRYTEASLIKKLEEEGIGRPSTYATIVSTIQDRGYIFKRGNELVPTFTAFCVTDLLEKKFMDLVDVAFTARMEEALDEVAEGEQSSVDILRAFYYGEKNQPGLAKRIENGEPYYPSVTIGNDPKTGEPLIVKVGKYGPYLQRGSGESRDMVSIPPTTPPDELTPEKASELLEKKSRSGETITVEVGTGRRVVRRHGRYGDYLEISQTDEERSSGQKPKRFSLPKGIHADDLTEEQIQNILRLPRQLGLHPEDNEPVIATIGPYGAYVKHGNEYRNLDSWERAFDITFEEALELLKEPKRKRAWKKSPTVLKDFGEVEGANGVVKILRGKYGDYVTDGTVNASLPKGSTAENISAEQAVNLLEQKRKKQTA; translated from the coding sequence ATGAAAGAACGCGAAAAAAAATCGGGAAAGCAACTGGTGATCGTTGAATCACCAGCCAAGGCGAAGACCATCAGCCATTTGCTCGACAACGACTATCGAGTGGAGGCAAGTTATGGTCATGTTCGCGATTTGCCCGAAAATGCCAAACAAGTTCCTTCCCGTTACAAAAAGATCCCATGGGCGACCCTCGGGGTGGACATCGAACACGATTTCGCACCTCTTTATATCATCCCGCCTGACAAGCAAAAGTATGTCAAGCGCTTAAAAGAGGCTGTCCAAGAAGCGAACACTATCCTGCTTGCCACAGATGAAGACCGAGAGGGGGAAAGCATCAGTTGGCACATACTCCAGGTGGTCTCACCTCCGAAAGATGTAACGGTAAAACGAATCGTTTTTCACGAAATCACACGCGATGCAATTTTAGAAGCGATGGCGAATCCGCGTGGGATTGATGAAAACTTGGTTAAAGCACAAGAAGCGAGACGCATTTTAGATAGGCTTTATGGCTACCTTATTTCCCCTATCTTATGGCGTTCGGTAACGAGGGGTTTGAGCGCCGGGAGAGTTCAAAGTGTCGCTGTAAGACTATGCGTCGAAAGAGAACGCGAGCGTATGGCTTTTCGTTCCGCCACCTATTGGGATTTGCTCGCGGAACTCGACAGCGGTAAAGGGACTTTCAAAGCGAGGCTCATTCGTTTGGGTGACCGTCGAATAGCGGACGGAAATAGTTTCGACCCGAAAACCGGCACGCTCAAAGATACGAACAGAATTCATCTTCTCGAAGAGAAAGCAAAAGAACTCGCTCAAGCCGCTTTGAATTCATCTCCATGGAAAGTTACACTTCTCGAAAAGAAACCTGCATCGAAGTCTCCAGCCCCCCCTTTCACGACTTCTACCTTGCAGCAGGAGGCAAACCGCAAACTGAAACTATCTTCGCAAAGAACGATGCAAATCGCGCAACAATTATACGAAGGTGTAGACCTGGACGGAGAACGAATCGGCTTAATCACTTACATGCGAACGGACAGCGTTACACTTTCTGAAAAAGCCATTCAGCAAGCGCGAAATCTGATCAAGAACATGTATGGCAACGAATTTTGCCCTGAAACACCCATTCGCTATCAAACGAAGGCAAAGCACGCGCAGGAAGCACACGAAGCAATCCGCCCGACGGATTTAACCCGGCTTCCGCAGGACGTAAAGAAATATCTCACCGATGAACAATTCAAAATTTACGAACTCATTTGGAAACGAACAATAGCGTGCCAAATGGTGCCTGCCGAATTCGAGAACACGAATGTAGAAGTTACAGTAAATGTCAATGGTCAACCTTTGGTCTTTTACGCAACGGGTCGAAGAATCGTATTTCCCGGTTTCTTACGCGCTTATGTGGAGGGTTCTGATGAACCAGAAGCGGAATTGAGCGACAGCGAAAGTCTACTTCCCGAATTGCATCTCGACCAAACTCTGCTTCCCATACAAGTTGTCGCAGAATCCCATAAGACGAAACCTCCTATGCGATATACGGAAGCGAGCTTAATCAAAAAACTCGAAGAAGAAGGTATCGGACGCCCGAGCACTTATGCGACGATCGTCAGCACGATTCAAGATCGTGGATACATTTTCAAACGAGGAAACGAACTCGTCCCTACCTTCACTGCGTTTTGCGTGACCGACTTATTAGAAAAGAAATTTATGGATTTGGTAGACGTTGCTTTTACTGCTCGGATGGAAGAAGCACTCGATGAAGTTGCCGAAGGAGAACAATCTTCTGTGGACATATTGCGAGCCTTTTACTATGGCGAAAAAAATCAGCCAGGACTCGCGAAGCGCATAGAAAATGGTGAGCCCTATTATCCGAGCGTAACCATCGGCAATGACCCGAAAACCGGTGAGCCCCTTATCGTGAAGGTAGGTAAATACGGTCCTTATCTTCAACGTGGGAGCGGCGAATCGAGAGACATGGTGAGTATCCCCCCCACTACCCCACCTGACGAACTCACTCCCGAAAAGGCTTCCGAACTGTTAGAAAAGAAATCCCGTTCGGGTGAAACGATTACCGTAGAAGTAGGCACAGGACGCCGAGTCGTACGTCGCCACGGAAGGTACGGAGATTATTTAGAAATCTCTCAAACAGATGAAGAAAGATCATCGGGGCAAAAACCGAAACGGTTTTCACTACCGAAAGGCATTCATGCAGATGATTTAACCGAAGAGCAAATTCAAAACATTCTCCGGCTTCCACGCCAACTCGGCTTACATCCAGAAGATAACGAACCTGTGATAGCAACGATTGGTCCGTACGGCGCATATGTAAAACATGGCAATGAATATCGAAACTTAGATTCATGGGAAAGAGCATTCGACATCACTTTCGAAGAAGCCTTAGAACTTCTAAAAGAGCCGAAACGGAAACGAGCGTGGAAAAAATCCCCCACCGTATTGAAGGATTTCGGAGAAGTCGAAGGTGCAAACGGTGTTGTGAAAATTCTTCGTGGAAAATACGGCGATTACGTAACCGACGGAACCGTCAATGCTTCCTTGCCTAAAGGTTCGACTGCAGAGAACATCAGTGCAGAACAAGCTGTAAACCTTTTGGAACAAAAACGAAAAAAGCAGACTGCTTAA
- a CDS encoding LCP family protein, with protein MLHNWIRWIFYGFVCFVSLAFGTLLGMMQVSPFVKYHVQDFFGIGPANPFEGRDELFILLLGCDENRAPRGKVLDQWARTDSIHLIRLDFKNNAIGMMQIPRDTVVEVPGYRPMRINALHVLAGPEATAQGVEILTGIRPERIIVLNYSAIKQLVDTVGGVEVFIEKRMKYRDRAGELDIDFKPGRILLDGQHAVAYLRYRNDDDFHRGRRQQEFLINFKRKLMTQPEKIAEIANQVLKIVSTSFKENEIHHLSKFISGVPSNRFKHGILPVQDAGGYDLKPITSKLDDALIESGLKTPSPRTVSSR; from the coding sequence ATGTTGCATAACTGGATTCGATGGATATTTTACGGGTTCGTTTGTTTTGTTTCGCTCGCTTTCGGCACCCTATTGGGAATGATGCAGGTCAGCCCATTCGTGAAATACCATGTACAAGACTTTTTCGGAATAGGTCCGGCAAATCCATTCGAAGGTCGTGATGAACTTTTCATTTTGCTTTTGGGATGCGACGAGAATCGTGCTCCACGCGGAAAAGTTTTAGACCAATGGGCGCGAACGGATTCTATTCACCTCATTCGTTTGGATTTCAAGAACAATGCAATCGGAATGATGCAAATTCCACGCGATACCGTTGTCGAGGTTCCCGGTTATCGCCCGATGCGCATTAATGCTCTTCATGTTCTCGCTGGTCCTGAGGCGACTGCACAAGGAGTCGAAATATTGACAGGGATTCGACCCGAGAGAATCATCGTTTTGAATTACTCTGCGATTAAACAACTCGTAGATACAGTCGGCGGGGTCGAAGTTTTCATAGAAAAACGTATGAAGTATCGTGACCGCGCAGGTGAACTCGATATCGACTTCAAGCCCGGCAGAATCCTTCTCGACGGTCAGCATGCTGTTGCCTATTTGCGATATCGAAACGATGACGATTTCCATCGCGGAAGAAGACAGCAAGAATTCCTCATCAATTTCAAGCGCAAACTCATGACGCAACCCGAAAAAATTGCAGAAATAGCGAATCAGGTTCTAAAAATTGTCTCTACGTCTTTCAAAGAGAATGAAATACATCATCTTAGTAAGTTTATAAGCGGTGTTCCCTCGAATCGTTTTAAACACGGAATCCTTCCCGTTCAAGATGCGGGAGGATACGATTTGAAACCGATAACTTCGAAACTCGACGACGCTTTGATCGAATCCGGTTTGAAAACTCCGTCACCGAGGACGGTCTCTTCTCGGTGA
- a CDS encoding PilZ domain-containing protein encodes MGTISLEEAIRACKSLTGESSLPSVAPLAFEECMMEWKNKRTLGKIEPSGKYVSTFEPFEKYEQLPFTNTEVRIRHSNGSLRAIILRNEESRVWLMRAPSRRERRAHPRVEVKGIALIQFANDSREGVLQDLSEGGIGISIPMFVEVGESVRFLLKLHGISEVALECEGVIANCHAIRPGSGMYRTGIRFTSLPENILKAIRKEIRRNLI; translated from the coding sequence ATGGGCACCATTTCGTTAGAGGAAGCAATTCGAGCGTGTAAGTCACTCACAGGGGAATCCTCTCTTCCATCTGTCGCTCCACTCGCGTTCGAAGAATGCATGATGGAATGGAAAAACAAGCGAACGCTCGGCAAGATCGAACCTTCGGGAAAATATGTTTCTACCTTCGAGCCTTTCGAAAAATATGAACAACTCCCTTTCACCAACACAGAAGTTCGTATCCGTCATTCTAACGGTTCTTTGCGAGCGATAATTTTAAGAAACGAAGAATCACGAGTCTGGCTCATGCGTGCACCGTCTCGAAGGGAACGTAGAGCACATCCTCGCGTAGAAGTTAAAGGCATTGCGCTTATCCAATTCGCTAATGATTCTCGAGAAGGAGTTTTACAAGACTTATCAGAAGGAGGAATCGGAATTTCTATCCCGATGTTCGTAGAAGTCGGTGAAAGCGTCCGTTTTCTTTTAAAATTACACGGTATAAGTGAAGTCGCTTTAGAATGCGAAGGAGTTATTGCGAACTGCCATGCCATACGTCCAGGCTCGGGTATGTATCGAACTGGCATCCGGTTTACGTCTCTTCCTGAAAACATTCTCAAGGCGATTCGCAAAGAAATTCGCAGGAACCTTATATAA